In Ignavibacteriota bacterium, a single genomic region encodes these proteins:
- a CDS encoding phosphoribosylanthranilate isomerase, which yields MERVRFPRVKVCCIMGHEEATLAVAAGADALGLVSAMPSGPGPIADELIAAIAGRVPPAVATFVLTSRRSVQGIVDQWRMVRTSTIQIVDTLTEGTHEELRGSLPGVKLVQVIHVTGPDAVEDAIRVAPHVDAVLLDSGRPLAAVKELGGTGRQHDWSISRAIREAIGVPLFLAGGLHAGNVREAISQVGPFGIDVCSGVRSNGRLDVRKLSAFMEEIRSSSSN from the coding sequence ATGGAGCGTGTCCGTTTCCCCCGCGTGAAAGTGTGTTGCATCATGGGTCACGAGGAAGCCACGCTGGCGGTCGCTGCAGGCGCTGATGCGCTCGGACTGGTGAGCGCAATGCCGAGTGGGCCGGGCCCGATCGCCGACGAGCTCATCGCCGCGATCGCCGGGCGCGTGCCGCCGGCCGTTGCGACATTCGTTCTCACCAGCCGGCGATCCGTGCAGGGCATTGTGGACCAATGGCGTATGGTGCGCACAAGCACGATCCAGATCGTGGACACGCTGACCGAAGGAACGCACGAAGAATTGCGTGGATCCCTGCCCGGTGTGAAGCTGGTGCAGGTCATTCATGTTACCGGTCCCGACGCGGTGGAGGACGCGATCCGGGTCGCGCCCCATGTGGATGCGGTGCTTCTGGATTCCGGGCGGCCGTTGGCGGCGGTGAAGGAACTGGGTGGTACGGGGAGGCAGCACGATTGGTCGATCAGCCGGGCGATCCGCGAGGCGATAGGCGTTCCACTCTTCCTGGCAGGCGGCCTGCACGCGGGGAACGTCAGGGAGGCGATCTCCCAGGTTGGCCCCTTCGGCATCGATGTGTGCAGTGGTGTCCGTTCGAACGGGCGACTGGATGTAAGGAAGCTTTCAGCATTCATGGAAGAGATACGTTCGAGCTCTTCCAATTGA
- a CDS encoding mannanase, producing MSDDFIRVEGMQLILHDAPCLVAGTNMWFGAYLGAAGPGGQRARLVRELDLLREHGITNVRIMASSEASILPAAVRPPIQRAPGDVDEDLLCGLDFLLAALGERGMHAVLYLTNFWDWSGGMSSYNAWTDGGAVPAIPDPARGWEALVGYTATFYANSAANELYRAQIHRLVTRTNSITGRVYRDEPAIMAWQLANEPRPGLYGARGEKNLPAFFSWLGETAAFIHAIDPNHLVSTGSEGTEGCLGSDEHYITAHADAHIDYLTFHLWPYNWRWFDPSRPDATLPGTRERSSAYVQRHGALARRLGKPIVLEEFGLPRDRGAVAAGTPTVARDGFFSFISDLLLGEMRSGSPLAGSNFWTWGGEGHTPPVGATEGTDASAPGDPPHEPQGLNSVYDTDISTLTVVRGHARFLEELRRSRMTA from the coding sequence GTGAGCGATGATTTCATTCGTGTCGAAGGGATGCAGCTCATCCTTCATGATGCGCCCTGCCTGGTCGCCGGCACCAATATGTGGTTCGGCGCGTATCTCGGTGCGGCGGGGCCTGGAGGTCAGCGTGCCCGCCTCGTCCGCGAACTCGACCTGCTGCGCGAACACGGCATCACGAATGTACGCATCATGGCATCGAGCGAAGCCTCCATCCTGCCCGCGGCCGTTCGTCCTCCGATCCAGCGTGCGCCGGGTGATGTTGACGAGGATCTGCTGTGTGGCCTCGACTTCCTCCTTGCGGCACTCGGTGAGCGCGGCATGCATGCGGTGTTGTATCTGACGAACTTCTGGGACTGGTCGGGCGGGATGTCGTCGTACAACGCATGGACCGATGGAGGTGCCGTGCCCGCGATCCCGGACCCGGCCAGAGGGTGGGAGGCCCTCGTTGGGTACACGGCGACATTTTACGCGAACAGTGCGGCGAACGAGCTGTACCGTGCGCAGATCCATCGTCTCGTCACACGCACCAACTCGATCACGGGGCGCGTGTATCGTGACGAACCTGCGATCATGGCGTGGCAGCTGGCGAATGAGCCACGCCCCGGGCTGTACGGGGCGCGTGGAGAGAAGAATCTCCCGGCGTTCTTCTCGTGGCTCGGAGAGACCGCTGCGTTCATCCACGCGATCGATCCGAACCATCTGGTCTCGACCGGAAGTGAGGGGACGGAAGGATGTCTTGGCTCCGACGAGCACTACATCACGGCGCACGCCGATGCCCACATCGACTATCTCACGTTCCATCTCTGGCCGTACAACTGGCGATGGTTCGATCCCTCGCGGCCGGATGCGACGCTGCCTGGGACACGAGAGCGCAGCAGCGCGTACGTGCAACGGCACGGTGCGCTTGCCCGCCGGCTCGGCAAACCGATCGTGCTCGAAGAGTTCGGGCTCCCACGCGACCGGGGCGCAGTTGCAGCGGGGACGCCCACGGTCGCCCGCGACGGGTTCTTCTCTTTTATATCCGATCTCCTGCTCGGGGAGATGCGGTCCGGTTCACCCCTTGCAGGGTCGAATTTCTGGACCTGGGGGGGCGAGGGCCATACGCCACCGGTCGGCGCAACGGAGGGAACCGACGCAAGCGCACCGGGCGATCCACCGCATGAGCCTCAGGGGCTCAATTCGGTGTACGATACCGATATTTCCACCCTTACCGTTGTCCGGGGCCATGCACGGTTCCTTGAGGAACTCCGCCGGTCACGAATGACCGCCTGA
- the pepF gene encoding oligoendopeptidase F codes for MSFRSTTVLSAILLFVLTTGVSTAAAGDKKVPDFSNKARSEVPVEYTWRIEDLYPNMDAWNADRVAVRGLMAQLDERARDWTASSQRFRSLYQLADSINLIGNRLYSYASHQSNVDMSNTTYRSMQGELQTMFAEFGARMAFRNDDILRMDEKKLRGFFADDPAMAKYRFRVEEVLRARKHVLPKDQQSIVTMTGLFSGATQEAADVLNNVELPPASITLSDGTPLTLNISGYMRHRGSANRADRSLVMHTFWENHKKFENTLASMLDGGIKTHLFTARTAHYTSCLHARLFDDNIDTTVYTQLIAAVRSNLGPLHRLLRLRQRLLGLDTLTYDDIYASAVKSVDKQYSYDEARGIITASTAPLGPDYAGGLKRAFADRWIDIYPNKGKQLGAYSGGVYGNHPFVKMNFNGDYDDVSTLAHELGHAMHSYFSNAAQDFGNAGYPTFLAEIASTFNEHLLIEQMMKTETDDLVKLSILDAYLDQVRGTIYRQTLFAEFELAMHRRVEEGKTLTADWLTEEYLALTRAYYGHDAGVMRVDDYIGNEWSQVPHFYLNFYVFQYSTGMIASLALSDKVLHGGKQDLDRYLTMLKSGGSDSPLVLLRNAGVDMTSPAPGQAALKRFDTLVGEMEKIVTRLKAQGRI; via the coding sequence ATGTCATTCCGTTCCACTACCGTGCTGTCTGCCATACTGCTTTTCGTGCTGACGACGGGCGTCTCTACCGCTGCCGCCGGGGACAAGAAGGTCCCGGACTTTTCGAACAAGGCCCGCTCGGAGGTCCCGGTGGAGTATACATGGCGGATCGAGGACCTCTATCCGAACATGGATGCATGGAACGCGGACCGCGTGGCCGTGCGCGGATTGATGGCGCAGCTGGATGAGCGCGCGCGCGACTGGACCGCCTCTTCGCAGCGCTTCCGTTCCCTCTATCAGCTCGCCGACTCCATCAATCTCATCGGAAACCGCCTGTACTCGTACGCGAGCCATCAGAGCAACGTGGACATGTCCAATACCACCTACCGCAGCATGCAGGGTGAGCTGCAGACCATGTTCGCCGAGTTCGGTGCGCGCATGGCGTTCCGGAACGACGACATCCTCCGGATGGATGAGAAGAAGCTCCGCGGGTTCTTCGCGGATGACCCGGCGATGGCGAAGTACCGCTTCCGTGTGGAGGAGGTCCTCCGTGCACGCAAGCATGTTCTCCCGAAGGATCAGCAGAGCATCGTCACCATGACCGGCCTGTTCTCCGGCGCAACCCAGGAAGCGGCGGATGTGCTCAATAACGTCGAACTCCCGCCGGCCAGCATCACGCTTTCCGACGGTACGCCGCTCACGTTGAACATCTCGGGCTACATGCGGCACAGGGGATCGGCGAACCGCGCCGACCGCTCCCTGGTGATGCATACGTTCTGGGAGAACCACAAGAAGTTCGAGAACACGCTCGCCTCGATGCTCGACGGCGGGATCAAGACGCATCTGTTCACGGCGCGCACGGCGCACTACACCAGTTGCCTCCATGCCCGCCTCTTCGACGACAATATCGATACCACGGTGTACACGCAATTGATCGCCGCCGTGCGCTCCAACCTCGGCCCGCTGCACCGTTTGCTCCGCCTGCGTCAGCGTCTGCTCGGGCTGGATACGCTGACCTACGACGACATCTATGCCTCCGCGGTGAAGTCGGTGGACAAGCAGTATTCCTATGATGAAGCCCGCGGCATCATCACCGCGTCCACCGCACCTCTCGGTCCGGACTATGCAGGAGGGCTGAAGCGTGCCTTCGCCGACCGCTGGATCGATATCTATCCGAACAAGGGCAAGCAGCTCGGTGCGTACTCGGGCGGCGTGTACGGGAACCATCCGTTCGTCAAGATGAACTTCAACGGCGACTATGACGATGTGTCGACCCTGGCCCACGAGCTCGGCCACGCGATGCATTCCTACTTTTCCAATGCGGCACAGGACTTCGGCAATGCGGGCTATCCGACCTTTCTTGCCGAGATCGCGTCAACGTTCAACGAGCATCTGCTGATCGAGCAGATGATGAAGACGGAGACCGACGACCTCGTCAAGCTGTCGATCCTGGATGCCTACCTCGATCAGGTGCGCGGAACGATCTACCGGCAGACCCTCTTCGCGGAATTCGAACTGGCGATGCACCGCCGGGTCGAAGAGGGGAAGACGCTCACGGCCGACTGGCTGACGGAGGAGTACCTTGCATTGACGCGCGCATACTACGGGCACGATGCGGGCGTGATGCGCGTCGATGACTACATCGGCAACGAGTGGAGCCAGGTTCCGCACTTCTACCTGAACTTCTATGTGTTCCAGTACAGCACGGGCATGATCGCATCGCTGGCGCTCAGCGACAAGGTGCTGCACGGCGGCAAGCAGGACCTCGACCGTTACCTGACGATGCTCAAGTCGGGGGGAAGCGATTCTCCGCTTGTGCTGCTCCGGAACGCGGGCGTGGACATGACCTCACCGGCGCCGGGCCAGGCCGCCCTCAAACGCTTCGACACGCTTGTCGGCGAGATGGAGAAGATCGTCACACGGCTCAAGGCACAGGGCCGCATCTGA